Genomic window (Verrucomicrobiia bacterium):
TTTCATACAACGCGTTCGCCTTGGAAAGCATTCCCTCGAATGAACTGCTTTACACGCCCACCGTTTCCGCCGCGCCGCCGGCGGGGCAGAACGGCCGATTGCAAATCACCCGGCTCGCCGACGGGCGTCTGCGATTGAACACCACTGCGACCTCGGGCACGGTGGGGGCCATTCAATTTGCCGCCACGCCCAACCCGGTTTACTGGCAGACGTTGACCAACGTCACCGCCAATCGCACCGGCCAGATCATCGCGCTGGACGCCGCCGCCGCGTCGGTGGCCCAGCGGTTTTACCGATTTGTCCCCGGCCCGCAACCGTTGCTCTCGCGGATCACGCTCACGCCGCCGACCAACGGCATGATGCGGCTCGAATGGCTGACGCCGCCCGGCGCCGTGACGCAGTTGCAATCCGCCGGCAGTCCCAACGCAAAAATCTGGACCCCGCGCGCCACCCTCACGGCCGATGCCGAAGGTCGCACGGTGTATTGGACTCCCGTGTCGCCGACCTCGGAAGCGCAATTTTACCGGGTCATGATGACGACGGAACCCGCCACCTACCGGGAACGCGGTGCTGCCAGTGACGCTCCTGCGGGTTGATGTGGATTTCAAATTTTGCCACCGCCCATTCGCCATCCTCGCCTCGACCGCCTACGGTTACGACGACGCCTCGCGCCTGCTGACGGTGGGCGACGGCACGCATAGCGCCACGTATGATTACCTTGATAATTCCTCACTGGTGGAACAGATTGTTTTCGCCACGAACGGCACCACCGTGATGACCACGACCAAAGGCTATGATTTTGTAAACCGGCTCACGAACACGACGACCTTGGACGTTGGCCTTGGGACTTTGGACTCCCACGCTTACAAATACAATCCCGCCAGCCAGCGCACGAGCGTGACGAACCTGGACGGCAGCTATTGGGTGTATGGCTATGACAGCATGGGGCAGGTGACGAGCGGGAAGAAGTATTGGAGCGATAGCACACCTGTCGCCGGGCAGCAGTTTGATTATGCGTTCGACGACATTGGCAACCGGCAAACCACCACGCGGGACCTGCGGCAGGCTTCCTATTCTGTGAACAATCTGAACCAATACGCCAGCCGCACCGTGCCGGGCTTTGTGAACGTGCTGGGCACGGCCACGAATACGGCCACCGTAAGCTTGTGGAGCCAGGACAATCTTGCGCTCTACACGCCGACGACGCGCAAGGGGGATTATTTCCGGGGAGAAATGTTGTTCAATAACAACACGGGCGCGCTGTGGCTCACCATCACCAACGTGGCCGTGTTGAGCAACTATACGGGGGCCGATGTGGTGACGAATACTATCGGGAAACTCTTTCTGCCCAAGACGGCGGAGGTGTTTGGTTATGACGCCGATGGCAACTTAACCAGTGACAGCTTGTGGACGAATGTGTGGAATGGGGAGAACCGGCGGATAGTGATTGAACGTAGAAGCGACGCCCCGTCGCTCTCCAAAGTGAAAGAGGTGTGGACGATTCTGGCCGATGGAAGATGGATTGAGCGCATTGTGTCCACGAACAATGGAACAGCTTACTATCCTTCACTCACGAACCGCTACGTGTGGGACAATCAAGTGTTGCTGGCGGTGCTGGATCATACGAACGGCGTGGTGGTGAGCTTCCTGCGGGGCATAGATATGAGCGGCAGTATTCAAGGAGCTGGTGGGGTGGGTGGAGTGTTGGCGGTGAAAGCGGGAACGTCCGCCCAGTGTGGCAACATGGCGAACACCACACATTTCACCTGCTATGATGGTAACGGGAACGTGGCGGCGTTGGTGAATGCGGCGACTGGTATTGAGAGCGCACGGTATGAATGCGGGCCGTTTGCGGAACAAGTGCGGGAAACCGGCCCAATGGCGAAACTCAACCCCATCCGCTTCAGCACGCAATATCACGATGATTACATCGGGGATGATAAATACTTGTTCCGGGATTTGAGAGATGGAAGATGGCTAAGCAGAGACCCTATCGAGGAACGTGGAGGTGAAAACCTCTACGAATTTGTCGGCAATAACCCCGTTGACTACATCGACCCAGCTGGGAGGAAGAGATATCGTATGAAGTTTCCGAGTTTCTATATCTCAGCGATTACCTTCGTCCCCGGCGACATCATTGAGGTTCCGAAAGACACGATAACTGTTCGCAGTGGGAACCTGTGGCCGTTTGCTCCGGGTAGCAATCTCGCCAAGCTTCGGTGCCTGTTAGCAGAGCTCGGTTTCAACTTACCTGTGCCGAACAACGGCGTCTATTTGGCGAGCTTCGGAAGCTCAGCCAACGGTTGGACGGTGACATACGGCATTCCGACGAAAGCAGCCACTTTTTTGAGCGCGGACAACATTAACGGCCTGAGTATTGTGAACGCCGAATTTCAAATCGTCACAGTGTGGCACGAAATGGAGGGGCACAATAAAGATGACGGCGAAGATGGCCCAGCGTTCGATGCTCGATACGAAAAACCTGTCCAAGACGCTGTTGAAAAACTGAAAAAGCAGCAGATTTGCGCGACGTGCGTTCCTAAGAACGGCGCACCTTCTTGGACGATAAGTAACGCGTTTGATAAAGCGATGTGCAAATGCGGAATCGACCGGCCTCCAAAAAGG
Coding sequences:
- a CDS encoding fibronectin type III domain-containing protein: MRKNAVFPWSSRLLVILLGLILPRLGWAQELAVPVKLRWNAAADSNVAGYAVYFGPAVTGRLQRVDVGPNLEVTLSNLYVGTTYRIYAVSYNAFALESIPSNELLYTPTVSAAPPAGQNGRLQITRLADGRLRLNTTATSGTVGAIQFAATPNPVYWQTLTNVTANRTGQIIALDAAAASVAQRFYRFVPGPQPLLSRITLTPPTNGMMRLEWLTPPGAVTQLQSAGSPNAKIWTPRATLTADAEGRTVYWTPVSPTSEAQFYRVMMTTEPATYRERGAASDAPAG
- a CDS encoding RHS repeat-associated core domain-containing protein, whose translation is MDFKFCHRPFAILASTAYGYDDASRLLTVGDGTHSATYDYLDNSSLVEQIVFATNGTTVMTTTKGYDFVNRLTNTTTLDVGLGTLDSHAYKYNPASQRTSVTNLDGSYWVYGYDSMGQVTSGKKYWSDSTPVAGQQFDYAFDDIGNRQTTTRDLRQASYSVNNLNQYASRTVPGFVNVLGTATNTATVSLWSQDNLALYTPTTRKGDYFRGEMLFNNNTGALWLTITNVAVLSNYTGADVVTNTIGKLFLPKTAEVFGYDADGNLTSDSLWTNVWNGENRRIVIERRSDAPSLSKVKEVWTILADGRWIERIVSTNNGTAYYPSLTNRYVWDNQVLLAVLDHTNGVVVSFLRGIDMSGSIQGAGGVGGVLAVKAGTSAQCGNMANTTHFTCYDGNGNVAALVNAATGIESARYECGPFAEQVRETGPMAKLNPIRFSTQYHDDYIGDDKYLFRDLRDGRWLSRDPIEERGGENLYEFVGNNPVDYIDPAGRKRYRMKFPSFYISAITFVPGDIIEVPKDTITVRSGNLWPFAPGSNLAKLRCLLAELGFNLPVPNNGVYLASFGSSANGWTVTYGIPTKAATFLSADNINGLSIVNAEFQIVTVWHEMEGHNKDDGEDGPAFDARYEKPVQDAVEKLKKQQICATCVPKNGAPSWTISNAFDKAMCKCGIDRPPKRK